The Meles meles chromosome 15, mMelMel3.1 paternal haplotype, whole genome shotgun sequence genome contains the following window.
GGGCCTTTGGGGACCACGGTGACAACCAGGAGGGGCTGCCCTGCCCTTGAGATACCCACACAGGTGAGTGCTAATCTGGGCCCAACTGACCGTGCAATCGACAGGTCCAGGCAGCCGGCCGACCGCCGAGCATCAGCCGGCCCGTGGCTGCCCTGTCTCCAGCCGCTGAGAACGCTGGCTGTCTCCTCTGGCTCTACCCACCCCCTATGAATGGGACCAAGCGAGGTGGCGGGAAACCTCACCAGGCTGCTGCACTGATAGACCCAGAGGCTGTACTCCTTGTTGCTGGCATCGGTGGTCTTCAAGGCCAGTAAGCTTTTTCCTGCCCCCAGGCCATCGTCGTAACATACCATGCGGATGATTAAATATAGAGCGTGCCGGTGTAAGACGTcctgggaggtcagggaaggaAAGCGTGACTTAGGGGCATCTTCTGAGCGGAATTGGCTGTGAGGCTCTGAGCAGAGTGTTATCTATGCATCTGGCAGAAAACAGCGGTAGAGGTTTTCTTCCCCCCAAAGGGATATTCCAGAACGGTAAGTTATGGGGCCGTTTGCCCTCAGGGTTATCCCTTCCTACTTAAGATTCCAGAAAGACAGGAGTAAGATCTGAGTTCACGGTCCTGTTCTCTGTGCCCAGCATCCAAGCTGACAGCTGCCCTGAGCCGGAACAGGCTCCTAAGCCAAAACCGCATCAGGGGCCCACAATGGGGGGTGTCTGCTCGGGGGGCCCACCATCCGGGAGAAGCACAAGGAGGCCTCTCTTCAGTCACCCTAAGAAATCGATCATTTTTTTAAGACCAGCTGCCAGGATTATTTAACAACCAACAGTTCTACAAACAAGCAGAACAAGTGGGCCCTTAGCAGCCTGACTCCCAGCCTGGAACCCACTTTTCCCCTAATAAACTCTAttactgggcacctggatggctcagtgggttaaagcctctgccttcggctcaggttatgatctcagggtcctgggatcgagccccacatcgggctctctgctcagcaggaagcctgcttccccctctctctctgcctttctctctgctgtcaaataaataaaatcttaaaaataaataagtaaataaattctcttACTTACATACTGATCTGATGATGATACTTTTATACCATACTTGGAAACTCCCATGATAAATTCTTCCTCCAGAGGAACGAAAGGCAACTTTCCATCTtgctttaaagtaaaaataaataacgTGAGCTACGTTAAAAATCCGTAAATCTGTAAATCTGATTAGTCAAGTTTAATATCTGGCCATCACAAATCCAAACCCTTTCAAGAATGCAGGTTCGCAACAGCCCAGCAAAAACTGTTcctcaaagaggcagaaaaacTGTCAccatggtttggtttggtttggttttcatgGTCCACAGACCTGAGCAAATTTCACATCCATTTGTCTTGATGCTATCCCTAATTGAAAACGGAGATCCCTCTCACATATCCCAGCAAGGCTTAACTATTcacattagaaaaataaaggtatttaGCTGTCAAAATACTCAAGGCTTGTGCTGACGTCAGCACAGGAAACCATCAGGAAAGAGGGCTGCAGGACCCACTCCGGAAAACCATTTTACATCTGTCCCAGTTGGCAGGCACGTCCGCTTGCCCCCGCATCCCGGGGCTGTGAGCCTGATGTACGTTACTGGGAAACAAAGCGACAGATGACAGCCCATGGCTTCCCCATCAGGTTATCCAGGTTTATCCCCTAAACCAGAACCCGCCTAACTTGCCCAGTACACAACAGAACAGAGAGACTGGGCCGTCAGTCGATGTCCGTGCTGAACTGTCTGTGTGGAACCGCCTGCCCGCGTTGAAGAAATTCTAGTAAAGCAGCCGTGTCCACATGCCCCGATTCCTGGGTCCTCACGTGGCTACGGTAACTTCCAGCCAGTGGTTTCTCACAGGACGGCTCGAGCACTCCAAGAACCAAGAGCTGGGATAACACCAACGCGAGTGTGTTAATGGAATCTTGACAGGCCCGAAGTCTACGGGCCCTGAGCAGCTCAGCAGTCCTGACGGCAGACGTCATTAGCGACCTTTTCGGTGTCATACTTCGGGGAGGGCTTGCTTGCACTCGTTGGGACGACAGATGCCAAACCAAACGCCGGGACACTGGCTGCACCCGGACCAGCAAGAGGTCTCATGGGACGCACATTCGCTGCTGCTTCCCCTCACCCGGGAGAGATCTCCTGTGCTCTCCGAGGGCACAAAGCCGCGAATTTAGTGACCCGTTCCTCCACAAGTCACCAGCCACACAGCCCGAAGAGTAACCAGCGCTCTAAGAACGGGCGAGGGAATCTTCCCCTTGTGGTGATGACCCTTTGCTTTAACAAACACCAAGACCTGCAATGGCATTTTCTGGAAACTCGGGAAGCACTTCCTGTCTTCAGCCCATCCACTCCCACACCGGCAGGGCTACAGATCTTACAGTAGCTGAGGCCCTGACTTCACACCTTGGCTTGGTCGTCgctttcattcttaattttccttcataatcatttcttttttttgaacttcttgaCCGGGATATGTTTGGAAGCCCACCTCCCCTCAACTCCAGTTGCTAACGGTGCAAGGGCCCGGACACGTCACCTCCGCTAGGAGACACGTTACTGGAGGGGCAGTGGCTAGTCAGGGGGAGATCTGGAAAGGCCGGCAGAAGTTTTCAAAGACAGACCTACGGTGTATACAACCTGTCGCCGCACTCAGCTCCTCATTTAAACGAGGCAGTGAGTCCCGACTGAGTAAAATGTGCTATTTTTGAAGGAAAGAACTCTGTTCCCGCGGGACTCCCCGTCTCTAGGCACCATGTACCGCCTATGATCACAGTGCTCGGTAAGTATTTAACAGTGATAAAAGCGGTTCTCTAGAATgttctaaaattcttaaaaaaaattttttttttttacctgggCAACATCTATGTAATTGATGAGGTCTAGAGGCCCTTCAAGACTTTTTCCTTCAGAGAATTTCAGTTTCTCAATGGCACCAACATATTTTATTCGAAATTCTGCACAGGTATCTGAATTGTTGTTGCTTTGTCCTAAAGGTGAAACAAAAACCGTTAACAGTAAGACTTCAAAAGAAATATCTACATTAGAGAGCGTCCTCAGTCCcttcacaaataaaaaaagaaatatctacaTTAGAGAGCGTCCTCAGTCCCTTCACAAATAAAAAACACTGTGTCATCAGAACTTGAcctttaatgaaaacaaaaaaaaattctaatgcaGGATTACTTGAAGTAATAGAAAGAACTTGGAATTTAACCTCCTCCTCCGTGACTCACAATATACTAAATGTATAAAAATCTcaataagaggggcgcctgggtggctcagtggcctaaagcctctgccttcagctcgggtcatgatctcagggtcctgggatcgagccccgcattgggctctctgctcggcggggagcctgcttccctctcactctctctgcctacttgtgatctctctctgtcaaataaataaataaaaatctttaaaaataaataaataaaatctttaaaaaaaagagtaaattaaaacaggagaaaaataaaatgtcgACTAGATAATGATTGAGTACCTTCACGATACATGAGGATATTTaagctttttttggttttttgtccCTCTTTACTATGTTCACTGTTAACTTGTTTTCCTGACTCAGCAAACCTGGTCTA
Protein-coding sequences here:
- the ITGB1BP1 gene encoding integrin beta-1-binding protein 1, which gives rise to MFRKGKKRHSSSSSQSSEISTKSKSVDSSLGGLSRSSTVASLDTDSTKSSGQSNNNSDTCAEFRIKYVGAIEKLKFSEGKSLEGPLDLINYIDVAQQDGKLPFVPLEEEFIMGVSKYGIKVSSSDQYDVLHRHALYLIIRMVCYDDGLGAGKSLLALKTTDASNKEYSLWVYQCSSLEQAQAICKVLSTAFDSVLTSEKA